The segment ataagaaaaattattacacaataaaatttttaaattacacAAGCAGGTTGAggatttgatatatatattaaaggttgtagtacaaaaataaaaataaaagagtgAGTATTTGGTATACTAGTAGCGTACTTTATTTATTACATAAGTAATCTTAAAAATTGGCATGTgccaatttatttaaaatatctattttttaatattagaCTATACCTTATAGGATACTTGTTAACCCTTTAACCTTATTTGTGAGGTCTAAAATTTCATTCGCAGTGTACTAAATATATTTTccttatgaaaattaatttgacACTTGTCACACGTTCAACCTATTTGTGGAGTCCTATAAAAAACTTCATTAATAGTGTATCAAATAATTacccataaaataatataaatatataaaaagaagGGTTAGTATTTGACACACCAACAATATATCTTTTTAATTCTACCAACAGCCTTAAAAAATTGCCAAGcgttcttttaatattttattatatttatttaggACATTTGTCAATCTTCTAATTTTACTTGTGGAGTCTAAAATTTAATTGATAGTATACcaaaatttttcattaaaacaAATACACAAGACTATATTatcaatattattaattatataaaattgaaCAGTTTGAAATGATTTATTATACCAGTGTTATAAATGaacataaataaattttttgtgcaaaaatataagtaaattaaataaacTTTGTTTATGTCGAATTCATTTAATAGATAAAACTCAAAGTtttgtacatatacacatatttaatttaataaacaaaATTATTACTTAAATTCTTTATTCATTTACAAGACTAAATTCAACTCTACCAGAATAAAACCATAAATCaataaatcaattaaattttGATGTAAGAAGCGATTTTTAATTAAGTTGAAAATCGAagcaaataatatatttaaaaagagATAATTCAAGTttatccctactttcaatttcgTTTCTATACATTAAAAATGCCTCTTTGGGCAGTTAAAGTTTCGTTTATCATCATAGtccttaaatatgaaataatgtGACGCAGAAATATTTCATAATGATGTCACATGTCAAATAAAACTGACATATGCCATACATATAATGTAAAGTAATTATTTTGACAATGATACAAATATGATGGCAAAGAAAAGTAAAGGTAAAAGACACTTATGACTTACCATATGATTTCgggtttaaaatatattttataaatttttaaaataaaaattaatcatgTTCTTGTTATTGTTTATTTATATATTGCTATTTAGTTTATtcaattctttatttttattttcaaaataataaaaattaataacatataaattaaatgtatttgacttattttataaaaaattctcAAAAGTtaatatagaattaaattaaaattcaaatatttaacatgtatttaaatagtaaaatgtaaaagagaagacaaaaacaaaatataattattattgatattaattttataaaataaacttgCAACCAAAAATGCCTTAATGGATATCAAGATTTCAGGCTCACTCTTTCAAAACCATATATTTTGGTCtagatttaaataaattttggttgCCAAATCATCAGTTTTGGTTATAATTGTTTGGAAGTATATTTTGTAATTACAATTGTGATTATATCGGtaacatttaaaaaaaacccTTACATATATTAATTGAAAAATACATTATGTTTAATGAGCTAGTAATATTGTAGTGTATTTTTTTAACAGACATAATTAAAAATTACTATATGTCTCTTTTTTTGTTAGTGGAGTAACCACAAATCTCGAACATAGActtaaaaaaataccaaaataaatttGGAAAAACCAAATTTAATTATCCTAAGAAGGAACAAATAAATAAGTTGAGTTGCTGTAGAATGGATATTTTAATATCTCCAAAAAGGATATTAATGAAGGATAATATTGTTGAATGAAATGAAGTGGGTGGGCTGTGGTGTGAACCATTTTCATTATAGTTTAGTAGTATAAGCATGGAAGAGATGGATGTAGTTTCCTCTCAACTTGGTTCTTTTTCTCTATAAGAAGCAGCTTGGAATCAGATATTTTGGCATTAATTACTAATAAAATCTTTAATGAAGAATGGCTTCAACATTCAAGCTCGTCTTTGCTGTTCCTTTGTTGCTTCAGCTTTTAGGTATCTTCTTCTTCTCTAGTTTCtgcaattaataatattaattaacacAATGAAGAATGGCTTTGCTATTCATCTCGGCTTACGCatttgtgtgtgtatatatatatcaggCTTTAATCTCTGATTTTGAGTCtgcttgttttgtgtttcattcTTTTTCTTGTAGTTAATAGGAAGGTTTAATAATGGTAGTAACAGATGGTCACATTGTTGTTACGAAATTTTATTCAAAAAACAATCAGAAGAGTGTAAAGTTGGGTACACTTAAATGTGTATTATCGATATCAACAAATTTCTCTTGTTTTTAggagttttttattattatttaagaaagaactttatatatatatatatatatatatatgaaacaaaTAAGTAAACTAAACTTGACACTAATAATAGTTGAGAAAAAATAGTCAAAATGTTTAAGTAAACAATCAACACCATGAATTATAAACGTGGAGGGTTTCAAGCCAGACTTATCAATTAAAATTTCCTTTATTATTGTGAACtaaataaaatacataaaaaattgtaaatttataTTCAATATTAATTCAGGGCTCAATTTTATGATTGCAGCGTTgtatatataataacataaatttCATGCATCATCGATGAATAATAACATAACACATTATCattaaatgaaacaaaaatatAATGGAGGACTTATAAAATGTACACTAATaactttaattatataattaaataataattaattataaataaatgctAAAACCCTAAACTTGAGACCTTACACCTTATACTAGAGACCAGAGACCTTACACTATAAACCCTAGAACCTAAGTTTGAGAGTTAtggatatttatttataatagttaCGATTAATTGTGTTTAAgtaaaattattagtatttatttataagtttttatatatattttatttaatttaatgacGATGTGTCATACTATTATTCATTGATGGTGCATTAGATTTATGATGATAGTGCATTAAATATTATTTctatttaaaaatgtaaaatataatttaaataaattttaaattgaaatataaaaaaatatgattaaattagaaAAAGTAACATTCAAATAACATAATTGAAATATTCACAAAAAtgcataaatttttttataaaattttgctaTTAATCATTGTGTTGTACGAAAATTATTgatttaatctatctattttattttgatttttaaaaatatatttatttcttgaattttaaaattttaaagttaatgATAGCGGTTAAATTCTAtattttccaaaaatataaaaaataaaatgattaaattaaaatttacacaTAGAATTTAACATTTTTTTGTTGGCTCTTTTTACTTCCTTTCAAAGGGGAATAAGCAAAGAATTTCGTTTGGCATATTGGAGTGAGATTATTGATGTAAGAAGCAGTGATGACGATGATAAGACAATTGCTTACTAAACTTTTCCATTTCATTGCAGAAAAGAAATGCagtatttttgtttttgccttgGGAAATTAAGTACGTGCTAATCGTGTTGTTTCATCTTTATTTCTACTAACAACGTAAAAACCGGTCAATTTCGCTGACCAGATTTCTGTAGGGGAGGTAAAGTTGGAGTTGACTTCGGAACGGATGCTAATAATCTTCCATCACCTGATCAAGTATCAGATTTGGTTcaaaaacacaacattcaataCCTCAGGATTTATGATTCTGATCCCAAAGTGCTGAAATCCTTGTCAAACATTGGCATTGAACTTATGGTAGGAGTTCATAATGATGACTTATCCAAATTCCAGTCCCAATCTTATGTAGATTCCTGGGTGAAGAACAGCATCCTCCCATACTACCCCGCTACAAAGATCACCGACATTTCTGTAGGTGTTGAAGTGACTGATAGCCCAGATGCCGCCAACTTGGCTGTGCCCGCCATGAGAAATGTCGTTTCAGCGTTGAAAAAGGTTGGCCTCCAGGGTAGGATCAAGGTTTCAACTCCACTCTCCTTTGGGGTTTTATCGAAATCCTACCCACCTTCCGATGGGGCATTTGACGGTAGCCATGATAATGTCTTGGGACCTTTGTTGGACTTCCTGGAAGAGAACCAATCACCTTTTACGGTCAATTTATATCCTTTTTACGCTATTGGAGATGCTTCTTTGGATGCTGTTCTGTTTAAGTCACCCTCTTCAATTTTCGTAGACCCGAATACCGGTTTTAGTTACAAGAACATTTTTGATGCTCAACTAGATGCTGTTCATTTCGCTTTGGCCAAACGGAAATCCAGAAGAATACCGATTATTGTTACGGAAACCGGCTGGCCTACGAAAGGTTCAGGAGGACATAGGTTAGCGATGGCTAGTCTTGACAATGTTGACGACTCCTATGCTAGTATTGACAATGCCAAGACTTACAACACCAACTTAATTCGTCATGTTACAGATGGCTCTGGTACTCCTGCTAGGCCTGACGAAGAGCTAGTTGTGTACATTTTCTCCTTGTTTAATGAGAACCTGAAGCAAGGACCGGAAATAGAGAGAAACTTTGGTTTATTTTATCCCGACATGAGGAGTGTTTATAACCTGGTCTTCCCTGGAAAAGGAACCGGAAGAAGCTGGTGCGTTGCTTCTAGCCAGGCTTCAAATTCGGCTTTACAGAATGCGCTAGATTGGGCTTGTGGTCCGGGAAAGGCGGATTGCTCCGCTCTTCAGCCTGACCAGCAATGTTTTGAACCAAATAATCTAGTTTCTCATGCCTCTTTTGCATTCAACAATTACTaccagaaaaatgggctcactgATCAAGCATGCAGTTTTGGAGGAACTGGGATCGTAGTCTATAACGACCCTAGTAAGTCAATTACTTGATGCAGAATTTGATCACAATATTGCATGATTTCTCAACTCTAAAAATCTAAAAAACTATTTTCCATTATTTGTGCAGGCTATGGTAGTTGCATCTATAATGGTAAGTACAGATTCTTAAACATCTCATGTACCATACCTATTTTTCTTTTGCGCCCCCCAAACTGTCTATTTTTGCATATTTGATATCATTAGAGAAActgggattttttttttattttcacagTAAAAAGTAGGGATCCGAAAGGAAGAACTTGGTGCGTTGCTTCTAGTCAGGCTTCTAGGTCGAATTTACAGAATGCATTAGATTGGGCATGCGGTCCTGGAAAAGCTGATTGTTCGGAAATTCAGCCTAACCAGAAATGTTTTCAGCCAGATACTCTACTTGCTCATGCCTCTTTCGCCTTCAACAATTACTACCAGAAAAATGGTGCTACTGATGCTTCCTGCAGTTTCCGTGGAAATGCAATCAAAGTTGATCAGGATCCTAGTAATTCTCTTGTTTGACCCTTCAATTTAACTCATCTGATTTTCCAAACTGCAAACAGTTATatatctatttaatttatttgtgcAGGCTATGGGAATTGCATCTATCACTGTAAGTACAAATTCTGAAACATCCCATGTTCCATAAACTGTCTTGTCGCCCTTTCTATTGTTAATATTATCATTACACGCTGATTCCGTTTTTATCGATTTGTACAGAAGAGGACGTATCATAAGAATAAAGTAGTTGTTGTGATTATCGTGGGCGACCTCATGAGCTAAGCTAATGTTACCAACGTATAATTATTGCGATTATCACATGATTACCAAAACTGCAGCTTGTAATACGACTACCATTGCTACTTCTTTGTAATGGTTTTCATCAGTGAATCtattaaaaataacttttaacGGTTAAAAAATAGGGAGTAGGATCGATCTCATAAAGATTTTAGTTTGCtcttatttgaaattttcataatCAGAACATTTCGTGAACAGTTTCGTACGTATAACTCTtacgtaaaataaataaaaagattaaagtaatataaaatcaaataaataaaaatcgaaCGTCAGTAATATAGTAAATAAAAACCTATGGTATCGTTGCCAACATATCTCACCAAAGATTATATCTGAAATGATGTAAAAAAATAATACTATGAGATGATTTTTTCTATTTCTTGAACtgaaaaaaaataaatatccaAACGACAAGAGTTTAAGTGTGATTTCAGATCTCTCAACTCACATTCCAAAATTTAGTCAACTTTTAACTAGAAAATAGTTTAATTGCTGAtagtaaaaaacaaaaaaaaaaacaaaaaacaaaaaattaagacgaaataaagctaaaataataaaaagaacgaAACAGCAAGTAAGCATTGAAAAGCAAAAACCTCTTTCCCCAAAAAGCAAAAGCAAGAAAAAATGCACCCTTTGTTTCTTCAATTTCCAGTATTTATGCTGAAAATTGATACTTAGTATTTACTCCTATACAAATTTTTAAAGATAaggtttattaaataaaatataaggacttattcctaattaaattcttaaTAAATACTTTTACagatattatttaaataaaaataatacaaataaatattaaataaaataatctcaAATCTTTTATGTGACTTCATATTTTCACTTGTTCCTAACATTTTGAACTTACACTGTAACACTCCGATCGCCGGGTTCAAGTTACAAGATATTACATTCGTTATTGGAACAATTGCAATTAAAACACGGACAATTCATAGcaactaataataaaaatttagttaaACCATAcatttcacatgaaataaagtcAATCACAGGTCTTATACAAGTTTACGTAAGTTCTAGAGTTGACCCGAGCTAAAAACATAGGATTGACGTCGTGACATCCTCCTTTTCAAGTCGAGATGACGATGAACAGTTTGTCACATCATGACGTTAAGCTATTGTAATGGCCTCGTCGCGACAACGAGTCTCTTGTTGCACTGTGACCCTATAAGTCATTCCTCATCGCAACGACGTTTGAATGATGTCACGAGGGCACAAGTTATTTTGGCCAAAATGTACCAATTAATATCTATTACTAACCCTTTCACAACCTTATATCATTTATACCCAAAACAATCCCTCTTAGCCTGCATTAAACATGCATGACAtgcaaaacataataaaaatgcaGAACATAATAGAAATGCAACAATTGAAGTgtttcgaattatagaaatacaaactgtaaattttaagttatttatcGACGACTTTACCTTTTCCTCTCCCTTTCGAAGATTTCGGTTCGACGTTAGCTATGGATTAACATAAACACATAATACCATCAATATACAACTAAATTCACAATCAATTGTAATTTTATACAACctttgtattttatttaatttagtccttaaaatttGGACTAACATAACTTCCTATTTAAAACTCCAAATTGAAATCCGATTTCACTATAATCTATTAGGGACCTCCTATTTCTTATTTCTAcagtaaattttataatttatttagtttagtccctaatatacgaaattatcaattaattttactaattaatttggTCTTTTTCACTACTaaacttaaaatttattaatttaacacCTAAAACTTTCAATTCTCAACTATAacaactttcaaaattttaatagttttactAATTGAAATATAAGTTAACTAGATTAAACTTCCCATatctcaaaaatattaaaattacaatAAAAAGATTGTATTATATTAACCATTTAAAGCTTCCTAAGATTGAAACCGTTATGGCCGCAACTTCTCTTTTGTTTTGTCAAATTCAGTTGCATGAGGAAGAAGGAAGAAATGCCTTCTCTTTCCTTCCACCACACTTTTATCgtaaattactttatttttattacaagttttataaattttataacataTTTCCTTATATAATTATGTAGCCACCGTACACTTTAATTCTTAAGTGGTATAATTTCCACTTTAGTCCTTAGTTCATGTAACTCTGTAAATGTTTAAGAAATATATTTACGGACTTAGTTTACGAAAATGGGATCCCGAAATTGTATTTTTCGACACCACCGACTTTCGGATCGTTACATGCACTGCACTTACATAGAAATTAGGCAATAAACACCAAATTTAGTAGCTTTGTGCCCAaatgatttatcaaaataaagcACATAAATATGTCAATTTGGCACAATGTCGAAATTTTTAGTATCTTTTCTGTCAAAAGCTAAGCAACGTGTTAGATGTATCATCTGGAAAGTAGTTTACAAGTTTGAAACATATATGAAAATTGCTTCTAATTTTTGTTTGGTGATCATTAATGCTTTATGAGACACTGAATAATTATGAGaatgtatgatatatatatattgtctATCTTATATCACATTTTATTCAAGCTAGTTAAAATGCCAATGGTTCATTTTTATCCGAATTTGTGTTACTAGGATCTAAATATGCATGTTGGTAGTAGAAAGATCGGCACTTGACCAAGCGTAACTCGCAAGATGTAGTctccaaaaaaatttaaaatcatgatTACTTGATGTGACCGCGTAATTTTTCATATTAAAATATTCATGTCTACTTCGAGACCCTTCAACCTTCTCCTTGCGGCTGTGGTCTAAGATCAACTTTTATGATCCAGAGTCAATATATTCCTCTCTTTATACATACACAGGTTGATGAAACAATTTAATGTAATACAATTACGTGGGGGAAGCAATGCGAAGTATCAAATACTGCATCGACCTTGGTCTTTGGTCGTTGTAtctaaaaatcaatttattttatgtGGCCATGAATTTCCCATCTAGATGCTAGCTTTTTTCTATTAGAAAAAGCTTGAAAGAACGTTATTTGGCAATAACTAATAAATTTTCATGAACAATGGCTTCGAGATTCAAGCTTGCGTTTGCACTCTCTCTGCTGCTTCAACTGTTAGGTAAGTCTTCATTTCTGCAATTAATATCTGAATTGGCAAATATGCTATTGTGATCTAGTGGTTGATTTTAAATTCATTGGCATCATGTTTAGGATTCTAACTTTACGTATAAACTTAATAcaaacttaatatatatatatgttataaaatatttatatttaattcttTAGTTGGTACCTCTTAAATGAACACAGAGAGAAGAAAGACTCAACCCATTTAAGGGTCAATATAATGAACCCAACTCTTACTCCTTTTCTACAACGCCACACAAGTAAACGAAACAAGTTAATAATGTGAGGTCTTTGGTCAATGTACCTTAAACAAAGAAGATATTTTTGGCAGTAGCTATTAGATTTCATAAACACTGGCTTCAGGATTCTAGTTTTTATGTATCTTTTCTTCTCTTCATCGTGTTTGATTCTGGAATTAATACTACACTCACTTAACACTGCTTCAGTTTCTGCTTTATTTTCTTTCCCATAACCCATTTGTTTCTGCTTTTCTCTATTCATCTTTGCTTGGGCCATTTGCAATTTTGAGGCTTTTAATctttgattttgagtaaaaaagcTCAGTTTTTCACAGCACTCTGCTTGTCTTGTGCTATCATTCCATAAGCGTTGTTGTTTTCCAAGACTTGAATTGAACAAAAACAATGTATTTAAAAGTGTGATGAGAAATGTTACAAGAATTCTATGAAAAAGTAGAGTGGGAATTGagatatacaaaaatatattggTTAAAATAATGCAATATTCATTTTGTCCCCCAAGGAAAAAACGAACTAAATCACGGAAACTTATTAAaacctttcctttttcctttaaATACTATGTTTTTGCCGTAGAAAATACATGTTGAACGTGTTTTTCCCATATGTGTTACACGAGAAACTTTTACTACTTCATCTTCCGCCCAATCTTTTAGCTAATGAAGAGGTTGCTCAATTTCATGGGCAGATTTCTGTAGGGGAAGCAAAGTTGGTGTTGCCTATGGAAGGAATGCTAATAATCTTCCACCACCTGATCAAGTAGCACAATTGGTTGAAAAACACAATATTCAGTACCTCAGGATTTATGATTCCGATCCCAAAGTGTTAAAGGCCTTTTCAAACACTAGCATTGAACTTATGGTGGGAGTTCGTAATGCAGACTTATCAGCATTCCAGTCCCAATCTTATGTAGATTCCTGGCTAAGGAATAGCATCCTCCCATACTACCCAGCCACAAATATCACCCACATTACTGTTGGTATTGAAATGATTGATAGCCTGGACAATGCCACCAACTTGGTTGTACCCGCCATGAGAAATGTTGTTTTCGCATTGAAAACAGCTAACCTGCAAGATAGGATCAAGGTTTCAACTCCACTCCCCTTTGGGGTTTTATCGAAATCCTACCCACCTTCCGAAGGGGCATTTAGCAGTAGCTATGAAAATGTCTTGCGACCTTTGTTGGACTTCCTGGAAGAGAACCAATCACCTTTTATGGTCGACTTATATCCTTTTTACGCTATGATCAATGGAGATTCTTCTTTGGATTATGTTCTGTTTAAGTCATCCTCTTCGattttcgtagacccaaataccGGTTTAAGTTACAATAACATTTTTGATGCTCAGCTAGATGCTTTTCATTTTGCTTTGGCCAATCTGAATTTTAGCAGAATGAAGATTATTGTAACGGAAACTGGCTGGCCTACGAGAGGTTCACCCTATGCTAGTATTGACAATGCCCAGACTTACAACACCAACTTAATTCGTCAGTTTATGGATGGCCCTGGTACGCCTGCTATGCCCGGTGTAAACCTATATGTGTTCATTTTCACCTTGTTTAGTGAGAACCTAAACCCAGGACCGGAAACAGAGAGAAACTTTGGCATATTTTATCCGGACATGTCGAGTGTATATAACCTGGGCTTTCCTGACAAAGGAGGAAGAAGCTGGTGCATTGCTTCTAGCCAGGCTTTGGATTCGGATTTACAGTATTTGCTaaattgggcttgcattctgggaAAAGCGAATTGTTCGGCAATTCAGCCAGGCCAGCAATGTTTTGAACCAGATACCCTATTTTCTCATACCTCTTTCGCCTTCAACAATTACTACCAGAAAAATGGAGCCACCGATGATGCATGCAGTTTTGGAGGAACTGGGATCAAAGTTTATACGGACCCTAGTAAGTCAATTACAATATGCAGAATTTAATAACAAATTTGCATGATATCTCCAGGCTAAAAAACTTTCCATTATCTGTTTTATTTATTTGTGCAGGCTATGGTGAATGCAGCTATCACTGTAAGTATATAAATTCTGAAACATCCTATGTACCCTACACTTTGTCTTTTCGCCCTTTCTATTgttatatttcatcattactaGCTGCTTCCGTGTTTTCGATTTGTACAGAAGAGGACGTATCATGAGAATAAAGTAGTTGTTGCGATTATCGTGAACGAGTGCATGAGCTAAGCTAGTGTTACCAACGTTTAATTGTTGTGATTATCATGCTGGACTACGAAAACTGCAGCATGTAATACGACTACCATTGCTATTGTTAGTTAGTTTCTTAGTGATGATTTTTTAGTTTCTCAAGCTGGGCAACTTGTTAGACGGACCATCCGAAGATAGTTGACTAGTTTTAAACATATATGAAGGTTGCCCCTAGTTTTTATAATGCATGTATGTGATAGAATACATACACTAGCATGCTCAaaatttttttgatttgtttCGTGTTTAAGTGTattaaagaataaaatatattagttaagatttgtttttattaaatttgttaacTCAATCATTTTGAGTTAGATATGGGATttgaactaaattttttttttaaagaataaatatcaaaattatacataaactttAATTCAATATGTAATATATCATATATGAACATTGATATTGtacaattttataataaaaatttgatttgattcaatttttacaaattacTAACAATATTATTGAATCTGCAGCTTTATTTTGATATGAAGTAGATACAAACAACTATATTATtcgaatatgaaaataaatgtacaTACTCATTTTTTTAAATGTatacaattgaattaaaattaaagttttatatatatatatatatatgaaacaaaatcaaaattttaatttgatatttattttattttacttactttgataattaattttcaaaaacttcataaaataaagacaataTAGTCATTATGAAGTTAACATCCCTATTTTCCCTCTTTTATACGTACACAAGTGGATGAAACAATTCAATGTTATACAATAATGTGGAGGAGAGTTGTGAGGTATCAAAGACGGCATCGACTTTGGTCTTTGGTCAATGTTTTATGTGACCATGGATTTCCAATCTGGAGGCTAGTTTTTCACTATAAAAAGAAGCTTGGATGCCAGTTAGTGTAAAGGAAAGAACAACATTATTTGGCATCAATTTTTAAAATCGATGGCTTCAAGATTTAAGCTTGTTTTTGCACTCTCTTTGTTGCTGCTTCTGTTAGGTATTCTcgtattttcttttctcttttttttcatagtatttatttcaataattaaTTTCTCAATAGGTCAATATATTAACGTCatgttcaaattttaattttatgtaataTTTGTGTTTAATTCTTTTGTTGATATGACCTCTAtctaaaaattttattagatCCTGTCTCTCTTTGGCTTAATTTTAGGAACAAAATTTGATCAAGTGGAAAGAGTCAAAGAATAAAGACTTAACCATTTTAGAGTCAATGAACCTAACTCATCTACTTTTCTACATACACCACACAAGTAAACGAAACAATATAATATTGTGAGGTCATTGGTCAATCATCAATGTGCCTTAAAGAAGGAAGATATTTAGGCGGTAGCTATTGGATTTCATAAACAATGGGCCGTCAATGGCTTCAAGATTCAAGCTTTTAGccatcttttcttcttttcatATTTGCTTAGACCATTGTATTTTCCAGGCTTTTAATCTCTGGTTTTGAGTAAAAAATCTCAGCTTTTCTGAGTACTCTGCTTGTGTTGTGTGCTTTCATTCTTTTCCCTCTTTCTTATAATAACAGATGGGATatatgtaaattttcaaaatgtcTGAATCGTTTCATTTATCAGATATCTCAAAaagaattataattattttattatttaaattcgtATTAATATTTGTAGAATATCTGAATttaaatcaaatatcaaaatTCAATTTCGATGGGCAGATTTTTGTAGGGGAAGCAAAGTTGGAGTTGATTATGGAATGGATGCTGATAATCTTCCATCCCCTGATCAAGTAGCACAATTGGTTCGAAATCACAACATTCAGTACCTTAGGATTTATAATTATAGACCCGAAGTGTTGCGGGCCTTTTCAAAGACCGGTATTGAACTTATGGTGGGGGTTCCTAATGCAGAGTTATCACAATTCCAGTCCCAACCATATGTAGATTCCTGGCTGAGGAATAGCATCCTCCCGTACTACCCAGCCACAAAGATCACCCACATTACTGTAGGTGTTGAAGTGACTAATAGCCCAGATAATGCCGCCAACTTGGTTGTGCCCGCCATGAGAAATGTAGTCTCAGCTTTGAAATCGGCCAACCTGCAAGGTGAAATCAAGGTTTCAACTCCACTCTCCTTTGGGGTTTTATCCAAATCCTACCCACCTTCCGAAGGGGCATTTAGCAGTAGCTATGAAAATGTCTTGAGATCTTTGTTGGACTTTCTAGAAGAGAACCAATCACCTTTTATGGTCAATTTATATCCTATTTACGCTATTGGAGCTTCTTCTTTGGATGCTGTTCTATTTAAGTCACCCTCTACGATTTTCGTAGATCCGAATACCCGCCTTAG is part of the Gossypium arboreum isolate Shixiya-1 chromosome 5, ASM2569848v2, whole genome shotgun sequence genome and harbors:
- the LOC108485895 gene encoding glucan endo-1,3-beta-glucosidase 13-like, translated to MASTFKLVFAVPLLLQLLDFCRGGKVGVDFGTDANNLPSPDQVSDLVQKHNIQYLRIYDSDPKVLKSLSNIGIELMVGVHNDDLSKFQSQSYVDSWVKNSILPYYPATKITDISVGVEVTDSPDAANLAVPAMRNVVSALKKVGLQGRIKVSTPLSFGVLSKSYPPSDGAFDGSHDNVLGPLLDFLEENQSPFTVNLYPFYAIGDASLDAVLFKSPSSIFVDPNTGFSYKNIFDAQLDAVHFALAKRKSRRIPIIVTETGWPTKGSGGHRLAMASLDNVDDSYASIDNAKTYNTNLIRHVTDGSGTPARPDEELVVYIFSLFNENLKQGPEIERNFGLFYPDMRSVYNLVFPGKGTGRSWCVASSQASNSALQNALDWACGPGKADCSALQPDQQCFEPNNLVSHASFAFNNYYQKNGLTDQACSFGGTGIVVYNDPSYGSCIYNVKSRDPKGRTWCVASSQASRSNLQNALDWACGPGKADCSEIQPNQKCFQPDTLLAHASFAFNNYYQKNGATDASCSFRGNAIKVDQDPSYGNCIYH
- the LOC108485009 gene encoding glucan endo-1,3-beta-glucosidase 13-like — its product is MASRFKLAFALSLLLQLLDFCRGSKVGVAYGRNANNLPPPDQVAQLVEKHNIQYLRIYDSDPKVLKAFSNTSIELMVGVRNADLSAFQSQSYVDSWLRNSILPYYPATNITHITVGIEMIDSLDNATNLVVPAMRNVVFALKTANLQDRIKVSTPLPFGVLSKSYPPSEGAFSSSYENVLRPLLDFLEENQSPFMVDLYPFYAMINGDSSLDYVLFKSSSSIFVDPNTGLSYNNIFDAQLDAFHFALANLNFSRMKIIVTETGWPTRGSPYASIDNAQTYNTNLIRQFMDGPGTPAMPGVNLYVFIFTLFSENLNPGPETERNFGIFYPDMSSVYNLGFPDKGGRSWCIASSQALDSDLQYLLNWACILGKANCSAIQPGQQCFEPDTLFSHTSFAFNNYYQKNGATDDACSFGGTGIKAMVNAAITKRTYHENKVVVAIIVNECMS